A section of the Arabiibacter massiliensis genome encodes:
- a CDS encoding fructose-1,6-bisphosphatase: MDAMEKRYLELLSRSFPTAAKASAEIINLSAILNLPKGTEFFASDIHGEYEAFSHILRNGSGSIRLKIDDVFGDELTEQEKRSLATLIYYPREKMELELARTADAQAWYEVAIPRLVAVCRRAAQKYTRSRVRKALPRDFAYIIEELMTEDSHGVDKQAYYAAIIDAVIRTGRVDALIEALCQLIQRLAIDHLHIVGDIYDRGPYPDVIMDALAGYHSLDIQWGNHDIVWMGAALGQRGCIAHVVRNCARYGNLSILEDAYGINILPLAAFATSAYADDPCVGFALKGNPDLPPQELEMNVKIQKAMAIIQFKVEGQLIDENPGFGLESRKLLDKIDYERGTVMLDGVEYELTDTVFPTVDPADPYRLTPEEEEVVQRLEQAFTNCEKLQRHMHFFLEAGSLYKVYNGSLLFHACVPLNEDGSLMETDVFGEKYKGRALYDVMERYVRAAFNDPDPEMRKRGRDLLWYMWLGEGSPLFAKSKMATFEIYLIAEKEARKEVKNPFYTYLNDERVMAGIFEDFGMDPETSRIVCGHVPVKVKDGEDPVKCGGRVLTIDGGFSKAYQPTTGIAGYTLISNSYGFVLAAHEPLESAQAAVERELDIHSSRSVVERVDGRTLVADTDIGAELKRQIAELERLLEAYRTGEIAEGGK, translated from the coding sequence ATGGATGCGATGGAAAAGCGGTACCTGGAACTTCTCTCGCGGTCGTTTCCCACCGCCGCGAAGGCTTCGGCGGAGATCATCAACCTCAGCGCCATCCTGAACCTGCCGAAGGGCACCGAGTTCTTCGCCTCCGACATCCACGGCGAGTACGAGGCGTTCTCGCACATCCTGCGTAACGGCTCGGGTTCCATCCGTCTCAAGATAGACGACGTGTTCGGCGACGAGCTGACCGAGCAGGAGAAGCGCTCGCTCGCCACCCTCATCTACTACCCGCGCGAGAAGATGGAGCTGGAGCTGGCGCGCACCGCCGATGCGCAGGCCTGGTACGAGGTCGCCATCCCGCGCCTCGTGGCCGTGTGCCGCCGCGCCGCGCAGAAGTACACGCGCTCCCGCGTGCGCAAAGCGCTGCCGCGCGACTTCGCCTACATCATCGAGGAGCTGATGACCGAGGACAGCCACGGCGTGGACAAGCAGGCCTACTACGCCGCCATCATCGACGCCGTCATCCGCACCGGCCGCGTAGACGCGCTCATCGAGGCGCTCTGCCAACTCATCCAGCGCCTCGCCATCGACCACTTGCACATCGTGGGCGACATCTACGACCGCGGGCCGTACCCCGACGTCATCATGGACGCGCTCGCCGGCTACCACTCGCTCGACATCCAGTGGGGCAACCACGACATCGTGTGGATGGGCGCCGCGCTCGGCCAGCGCGGCTGCATCGCGCACGTGGTGCGCAACTGCGCGCGCTACGGCAACCTCTCCATCCTGGAGGACGCCTACGGCATCAACATCCTGCCGCTCGCGGCGTTCGCGACGAGCGCCTACGCCGACGACCCCTGCGTCGGTTTCGCCCTCAAGGGCAACCCCGACCTGCCGCCGCAGGAGCTGGAGATGAACGTGAAGATACAGAAGGCCATGGCCATCATCCAGTTCAAGGTGGAAGGCCAGCTCATCGACGAGAACCCCGGCTTCGGCCTGGAGAGCCGTAAGCTTCTGGACAAGATCGATTACGAGCGCGGCACGGTGATGCTCGACGGAGTGGAATACGAGCTCACCGACACCGTGTTCCCTACGGTGGATCCGGCCGACCCCTACCGGCTCACGCCTGAGGAGGAAGAGGTCGTGCAGCGCCTCGAGCAGGCGTTCACGAACTGCGAGAAGCTGCAGCGCCACATGCACTTCTTCCTGGAGGCCGGCAGCCTGTACAAGGTGTACAACGGCAGCCTGCTGTTCCACGCGTGCGTGCCGCTGAACGAGGACGGCTCGCTTATGGAGACGGACGTGTTCGGCGAGAAGTACAAGGGCCGGGCGCTTTACGACGTGATGGAGCGCTACGTGCGCGCGGCGTTCAACGACCCCGACCCCGAGATGCGCAAGCGCGGCCGCGACCTTTTGTGGTACATGTGGCTGGGGGAGGGCTCGCCCCTGTTCGCGAAGAGCAAGATGGCCACGTTCGAGATCTACCTCATCGCCGAGAAGGAGGCGCGCAAGGAGGTCAAGAACCCGTTCTACACCTACCTGAACGACGAGCGCGTGATGGCCGGCATCTTCGAGGACTTCGGGATGGACCCCGAGACGTCGCGCATCGTGTGCGGGCACGTGCCGGTGAAGGTGAAGGACGGCGAGGACCCGGTGAAGTGCGGCGGGCGCGTGCTCACCATCGACGGCGGCTTCTCGAAGGCCTACCAGCCCACCACCGGCATCGCGGGCTACACGCTCATCTCGAACTCGTACGGGTTCGTGCTGGCCGCGCACGAGCCGTTGGAGTCAGCGCAGGCGGCGGTGGAGCGCGAGCTCGACATCCACTCGTCGCGCAGCGTGGTGGAGCGCGTGGATGGCCGCACGCTGGTGGCCGACACCGACATCGGCGCCGAGCTCAAGCGCCAGATAGCCGAGTTGGAGCGGCTGCTTGAGGCCTATCGCACCGGCGAGATAGCCGAAGGTGGGAAGTAG
- a CDS encoding Tex family protein: MNIQTTLARELNLTAAQVAAVIGLVDEGNTIPFIARYRKEATGGMDDAQLRAFDERLSYLRNLEARKDEVLRAIDEQGKLTDELRAKIEVAEVMQRVEDLYKPFKKKRATRASKARDAGLEPLALLILAQGRSDKTPLALAAGLVNAEAGFPTPEAALQGAQDIVAEAIADDAEHTEALRAFTKRTGALAVEAVDPHEKTVYEAYYDFSEPLSRIPNHRVLAVNRGEKEGKLRAKVRVDADAAIEQLERRVVRNPASPFAPVLREALADGYKRLMAPALDREMRSLLTERAQADAIRVFAKNTESLLSQRPVRGARVIAIDPGYRTGCKVAVLDEYGKLLDFTTVYPTPPRSEVRKAQDKLAEYVKRHRANTIVIGNGTGSSETEEVVADLITRTDAPLRYTIVNEAGASVYSASQLASEEYPDLDVTTRGAMSLGRRLQDPLAELVKIPPQSIGVGQYQHDLNQAELGRALAGVVERVVNRVGVDLNTASASLLGYVSGVSAAVAKNIVAYREEHGRFADRRELKKVPKLGAKAFQNCAGFLRVTGGANPLDATSVHPESYPVARELLKRAKVKPEALARGGAPDIASRLGDLAALAAELGVGLPTLRDIVAELEKPGRDPRDSAPEVVFSKGIRSFDDLAPGMELTGTVRNVVDFGAFVDIGVKQDGLVHVSKLAERFVRHPSEVVAVGDTVTVWVAAVDKDRGKISLSMVKGKA; the protein is encoded by the coding sequence GTGAACATCCAAACCACGCTCGCACGTGAGCTCAACCTGACTGCCGCCCAGGTCGCGGCCGTCATCGGGCTCGTCGACGAGGGGAACACCATCCCGTTCATCGCCCGCTACCGCAAGGAGGCCACGGGCGGCATGGACGACGCCCAGCTGCGCGCCTTCGACGAGCGCCTCTCCTACCTGCGCAACCTCGAGGCCCGCAAGGACGAGGTGCTGCGCGCTATCGACGAGCAGGGCAAGCTCACGGACGAGCTGCGCGCGAAGATCGAGGTGGCCGAGGTCATGCAGCGCGTGGAGGACCTGTACAAGCCGTTTAAGAAGAAGCGCGCCACCCGCGCGTCGAAGGCGCGCGACGCCGGGCTCGAGCCGCTCGCGCTGCTCATCCTGGCGCAGGGCCGCAGCGACAAGACGCCGCTCGCCCTGGCGGCCGGGCTCGTGAACGCCGAGGCCGGCTTCCCCACGCCGGAGGCGGCGCTGCAGGGCGCGCAGGACATCGTGGCCGAGGCCATCGCCGACGACGCCGAGCACACCGAGGCCCTGCGCGCGTTCACGAAGCGCACCGGCGCGCTGGCCGTGGAAGCGGTCGACCCGCACGAGAAGACCGTCTACGAGGCCTACTACGACTTCTCCGAGCCGCTCTCGCGCATCCCCAACCACCGCGTGCTCGCCGTCAACCGCGGCGAAAAGGAGGGCAAGCTGCGCGCGAAGGTGCGCGTGGACGCGGACGCCGCCATCGAGCAGCTCGAGCGCCGCGTAGTCAGGAACCCGGCAAGCCCCTTCGCCCCCGTGCTGCGCGAGGCCCTCGCCGACGGCTACAAGCGCCTGATGGCGCCTGCCCTCGACCGCGAGATGCGCAGCCTCCTCACCGAGCGCGCCCAGGCCGATGCCATCCGCGTGTTCGCCAAGAACACCGAGAGCCTCCTTTCGCAGCGCCCCGTGCGCGGCGCGCGCGTCATCGCCATCGACCCGGGCTACCGCACCGGCTGCAAGGTGGCGGTGCTCGACGAGTACGGCAAGCTGCTCGACTTCACCACCGTCTACCCCACCCCGCCGCGCAGCGAGGTGCGCAAGGCGCAGGACAAGCTGGCCGAGTACGTGAAGCGCCACCGCGCCAACACCATCGTCATCGGCAACGGCACGGGCAGCAGCGAGACGGAGGAGGTCGTGGCCGACCTTATCACCCGGACGGACGCGCCCCTGCGCTACACCATCGTGAACGAGGCCGGCGCGTCGGTGTACTCGGCCTCCCAGCTGGCGAGCGAGGAGTACCCCGATCTCGATGTCACCACGCGCGGCGCCATGAGCCTGGGCCGCCGCCTGCAGGACCCGCTCGCGGAGCTGGTGAAGATACCGCCGCAGTCCATCGGCGTGGGCCAGTACCAGCACGACCTCAACCAGGCGGAGCTCGGCCGCGCGCTCGCGGGCGTGGTGGAGCGCGTCGTGAACCGCGTGGGCGTCGACCTCAACACGGCCAGCGCGAGCCTGCTCGGCTACGTGTCGGGCGTGAGCGCCGCCGTGGCGAAAAACATCGTGGCCTATCGCGAGGAGCACGGGAGGTTCGCCGACCGCCGCGAGTTGAAGAAGGTGCCCAAGCTCGGTGCCAAGGCCTTCCAGAACTGCGCCGGCTTCCTGCGCGTGACGGGCGGCGCGAACCCGCTCGACGCCACGAGCGTCCACCCCGAGAGCTACCCCGTGGCGCGCGAGCTGCTCAAGCGCGCGAAGGTGAAGCCCGAGGCGCTCGCCCGTGGCGGCGCCCCCGACATCGCGAGCCGCCTGGGCGACCTCGCGGCGCTGGCGGCCGAGCTGGGCGTGGGCCTACCCACCCTGCGCGACATCGTCGCCGAGCTGGAGAAGCCGGGCCGCGACCCCCGCGACAGCGCGCCGGAGGTCGTGTTCAGCAAGGGCATCCGCTCCTTCGACGACCTCGCGCCCGGCATGGAGCTCACGGGCACCGTGCGCAACGTGGTGGACTTCGGCGCGTTCGTGGACATCGGCGTGAAGCAGGACGGCCTCGTGCACGTCTCCAAGCTGGCCGAGCGCTTCGTGCGCCACCCGAGCGAAGTCGTGGCCGTCGGCGATACCGTCACCGTCTGGGTCGCCGCCGTCGACAAGGATCGCGGCAAGATCTCGCTCTCCATGGTGAAGGGCAAGGCGTAG
- a CDS encoding AAA family ATPase, which translates to MIILITGASHTGKTALAQKLLEKYKYPYLSIDHLKMGLIRSGNTELTPMSDDKDLTAYLWPIVREMVKTAIENKQNLVVEGCNIPFDWQKGFNPEYLEHIKYYCLVMSEGYIRSHFADIRGYANTIENRVDDEWCTMEGALEDNAKILNYAQKYKVNCVLIEDKYEINIDL; encoded by the coding sequence ATGATTATTTTGATTACAGGAGCATCGCATACAGGCAAAACAGCACTTGCTCAAAAATTGCTCGAGAAGTATAAATACCCATACTTATCAATAGATCATCTTAAAATGGGGTTAATTCGCAGCGGAAATACAGAACTCACACCGATGAGTGATGATAAAGACTTGACCGCATACTTATGGCCTATCGTCCGCGAAATGGTTAAAACTGCTATCGAAAATAAGCAGAATTTAGTTGTTGAGGGCTGCAATATTCCGTTCGATTGGCAAAAGGGCTTTAATCCTGAATATCTTGAACATATTAAATATTATTGTCTTGTAATGAGCGAAGGGTATATTAGAAGTCATTTTGCAGACATAAGGGGATATGCAAATACCATTGAAAATCGTGTAGACGATGAATGGTGTACTATGGAGGGTGCATTGGAAGACAATGCAAAAATATTAAACTATGCGCAGAAATATAAAGTAAACTGCGTACTCATTGAAGATAAATACGAAATCAATATTGATTTATAA
- a CDS encoding ArsC family transcriptional regulator, with translation MNIQVFGTKKSFDTKKAQRYFKERRVKFQFIDLAEKGMSKGELESVRRAVGGIDALIDPKAKDQDAVALLAYLSPDQRFDKLLENQHVLAEPIVRNGKQATVGYAPDVWKQWE, from the coding sequence ATGAACATCCAGGTGTTCGGCACCAAGAAGAGCTTCGACACGAAGAAGGCGCAGCGCTACTTCAAGGAGCGGCGTGTGAAGTTCCAGTTCATCGACCTCGCGGAGAAGGGGATGAGCAAAGGCGAGCTGGAATCGGTGCGCCGCGCGGTCGGCGGCATCGATGCGCTCATCGACCCGAAGGCGAAGGACCAGGACGCGGTGGCGCTGCTCGCGTACCTGTCTCCCGACCAGAGGTTCGACAAGCTGCTGGAGAACCAGCACGTGCTGGCCGAGCCCATCGTGCGCAACGGCAAGCAGGCCACGGTCGGCTACGCGCCGGACGTGTGGAAGCAATGGGAGTAG
- a CDS encoding VanZ family protein, with protein MGFISQFLGRFSESFMAAVALWPLASMALTLPILAYLYHRDGRLRAASAVTAYLAVLYVLGLGCFTLYPLPDGTSGPGITYGIPPRFNPLGFLDDFAKDGVRALPDMVANVAFFVPLGFIAGRFLRWGTMPTIALGFATSLLIETAQLTGLFGLYPHAYRMFDVLDLFCNTAGAAVGWGFAALAARFLPPGELAREGQVTDRPGFVRRAVAFWIDLTAAGAAAFVALAAASVVLHLTGDASWTEDSWWEGSVLVGVFVVAEGVVPWCRQGRTLGGGFVRMTCETRPRTGWRRLAFYAVRIAVLACAVVFSPLMAPALLLFYAVKRRMPYDFV; from the coding sequence ATGGGTTTCATTTCGCAGTTCCTCGGGCGGTTCAGCGAGAGCTTCATGGCGGCGGTGGCGTTGTGGCCGCTCGCCTCGATGGCGCTCACGCTGCCCATCCTCGCGTATTTGTACCATCGCGACGGGCGGTTGCGCGCGGCATCGGCGGTGACGGCCTACCTCGCGGTGCTCTACGTGCTGGGGCTCGGGTGCTTCACGCTCTATCCGCTGCCCGACGGCACGTCCGGGCCCGGCATCACCTACGGCATCCCTCCGCGCTTCAACCCGCTCGGCTTCCTGGACGACTTCGCGAAAGACGGCGTGCGCGCCCTGCCGGACATGGTGGCCAACGTGGCGTTCTTCGTGCCGCTCGGCTTCATCGCGGGCCGCTTCTTGCGCTGGGGGACGATGCCGACGATCGCGCTAGGGTTCGCCACGTCGCTTTTGATAGAGACGGCGCAGCTCACGGGGTTGTTCGGCCTGTATCCCCATGCGTACCGTATGTTCGACGTGCTGGATCTCTTCTGCAACACGGCGGGTGCTGCCGTGGGCTGGGGCTTCGCCGCGCTCGCCGCACGGTTCCTGCCGCCGGGCGAGCTCGCGCGGGAAGGGCAGGTGACCGACCGCCCCGGCTTCGTGCGCCGCGCCGTCGCGTTTTGGATCGATCTGACGGCGGCGGGTGCAGCCGCCTTCGTCGCGCTCGCCGCGGCAAGCGTCGTTTTGCACCTGACGGGCGACGCGTCATGGACCGAGGATAGCTGGTGGGAAGGCTCGGTGCTCGTCGGCGTGTTCGTCGTGGCGGAGGGAGTCGTCCCGTGGTGCCGGCAGGGGCGCACGCTCGGCGGCGGCTTCGTGCGCATGACCTGCGAGACCCGTCCGCGCACCGGTTGGCGGCGGCTCGCGTTCTACGCCGTGCGGATCGCCGTGCTGGCCTGCGCCGTCGTCTTCTCGCCGCTCATGGCTCCGGCGCTGCTCCTGTTCTACGCCGTCAAACGCCGCATGCCCTACGACTTCGTGTGA